A stretch of DNA from Prinia subflava isolate CZ2003 ecotype Zambia chromosome 21, Cam_Psub_1.2, whole genome shotgun sequence:
GCGGAGACAATGGGGAGCGACACCCCAAAGCCCCCGGGGGTGCCGGGCTGGGCACCGCGGCTGCTCCGGCACCGCGATTCCAGACCCGAAAGCAGGGACTGCCACACGCCCGGCACGCGGAGCGAGGGGAGACGCGGATTCACACGGGCAGCGAGCGCAGACTGAGCCTCACCTTTGTTTCCACCCGTACCCAACGCGAGCTGAGGTTCTGggggcacccccagcaccccccagCCGTGTCTGCCCCCAAAGAGCTGTGTTTCCCCCTCTAAAAACCACATTTGCCCCAAAAAGCCATGTTTTCCCCCCACAACAAGCTGTTTCCTCCCTGAAGAGCCACGTTCTCCCCGTAAAAGCTGTATTTCCCCCTCAAAAAGCCATTCTTCCCCCGCCGGCACTGCCAGCCTGTGCCTTGGCACTGCCCCATGCCAGCACCgaatttggggggaaaagagCTTTTAGGGGAAAGatgtgtttttggttttggggtttttttccctcttttttttttttttttttttttttgttttgttttgttttgtttttttgttttttgaggggGAGAAGCGGCGGGGAGAGAATTTTGGCTTCTTTAGGGGAAGGATGGAATTCTGGGGGCAAACATGGCTTTTAGGGCAGAAACGTGGCTAATTTGGGGAAAACATGGCTTTTAGGGAGGAAAACAGGTCTTAGGAAAGAAACCCGGCTTTTTTGGGGGAAACACGAGGTTTTCTGGGGAAACATGGCTTTTAGGGAGAACATATGGCTTTTCTGGGGAAACACGAGCTTTCTGGGGAAATGTCGTGCTGGGGAAAAGCATGGATTTTAGGGGAGGAAACATGGCATTTTGGGGAAGAAACACTGTTTTCGGGGGGGAAGCTTGGCTTTTTGGGAAAGTAACACGGCTTTCAGGGAGCAAACACGGCTTTTTTTAGGGGACAATAGGGCTTTCTGGGGAGCAGGCTTTGCTTTTTTCACGCCCTGAgggagccccggggccgccctcCCCTCgcaccccagagctgggaaggggcttcACCCCTCTCAGAAGGGGCTCAACTCCTCGTGGGCTCTGCCCTCCGCAGCGACCCCTCAAAACGCcgtgaggggctgggacagaggctgggacaggggctccCCCAGCCTCCACCCTCAAATGTGGTCCCCTCCACACCAGGCCTGTCCCGCCCTGAGGGGCCCGTcccgccgccccgctccccagggaggggctTCGCCCGGGCAAGCCGCACCGTGGGGCCGCTCTCACCtgccgccgggccgggccgagtCGGGCCGGGCCCTCAAGGttgcgggcggcggggccgctgcGTCGCCCCGGTGACGGCTCCGACCGGCGCCGCCATCTTCCCTCCCCGCCctcccgccgctgccccggccccgccggccgcgcACTGCGCAGGCGCGGGACCGCCCCTGAAATCACGTGATGATGGGGCGGGAATGGGATGGTGTCATGGTCGCGCCATGATGGGAAGGTCAAGTCTTAACTTCGCGGCGCGGCGTGGTGGCCGCCATGTTGGGACGGTCCTGCCGCCATGTTGAGAGAGGCGGGCAGGCGAGGCCGCCATGTTGGGGAGGTCGGCGCTGAGGCGGAGGTGCCTGGGCGGGTCCCGTTCCCTTTCCTGCTCTAGCCCCGCTCTATCCCGATTTCCCACCCTCATCCACAGTCCCAGGAGGCGCAACTGGGGCGCGGGGACCCGCTGTGCCTGCAGGGGTGCCCCTCAGcgcctgctgcagccctgccatgTCCCTGGAGCCTCTGAGGGGAGCCGGGATGTGACCTGTTCCTGGGGGGCTGTGGTGCCCCTCTTCCCATGGAGGTGAGGAAAGGAGGGCGTGCAGCCCATTCCATGGGGGAATATCCCTGTTCGGGGCTGTGTTTTGGCATCAAATCCTGCTGGGGGATTGTGTGGGGACATCATTCTCCAGGGAAGAGGCAATCACTGCCTCCCTTTCTCCCACAGACGCACATCCCACATGGAGGAGCCCGCGCCCTGCCCGAGGGGATGCTCCAGAATCCCTGGAGAGCCGGGATTGCCGGGGAGGAGCCGTGGGATGTCCCAGGTGTTTGTGGAGGGCTGGGATAACCCGGAGACACCCCTGGGGTTTGTCCTCCACCAGGTGAGCACCCTtgggctgtgacacagccatCAGTGCCACATTCCCAATGGGTTCCGCCCGGGTTTTTGGGATGTTCGGGGTCAAACATGGCTGGGAAGAGGGTTTTTTACAGCAGGATGGAAGGAAACGTCCCAAGAAAACGCCGCTGGAACGCTGGAAGGGATCAAGCCAACCGTGCCAGGCACTGGCTGCTGGAAAACTTGGTTCCTGTTGACTTCTGGAAAAATCCCAGAGGATGGGCAGGAAcagtcccaggctgctgcaacCTCTCCTCCATGGGCAGCATGCCTAAGGACGGGAAACGCCGTATTCCACCCCGCTGAGCTGCCAAAAGAATTTAAATCCAAGGGTTTAATGCCCCCGGAGCACTGCACAGCCCCCAAATCTCCTCCAACAGTTCCACCTTGGATAAACAGCCCCCCAAAATCCACCTGTGAGGGTGTCCGGAGGTTCGCTGCCCAAATTTTGGGCTTGGAAGAGAAGGGGGAGACTCAGGGTGAGAGCAAACCACAGGGATCAGGATTTCTTTCAGCTGGAGGTTTATTGTGTGATTTTTAGGAATCCGGTCGCCATCTGCCGGCAAACTCTGGCTCTCGGGTGGGatcctgggggaaaaaattaaggATTTAAGGGCAGCTTCTGTAACTCCCTGTGTGAAAATCAGGAATTTTTTAGGATGCTGAAGGGGCAGTTAATTTTTGAGCgataaaaaggaaatgtaaatCCTACCCCAAAAAGCTTTGTATGGCTTGGAGCTCAAAATGAGAACACTGGAGTGGTGAATATCTTGGATataaatgagaaatgtttaaGAAATTATGGAGTCTTGGGGAATTTTTGATGTTTCTAAAGGCTGGAACTTATCCTTGTGCTCTATAAGACTAGCTTTGTGCTTAAATGAAGAGGCACAAATTGGAGGATGGAAGGACACATGGACATCTGGATGTCTGCAGGACATGGGTTGGTAGCTGAAATAGCCTCAGTTTGGGGAGAGATTTGTCCAATAACCCAAAATTAGGGGGAAAACGCCTaaaatttaagagaaaacacCCTAAAACTAAGAGAAGAGACCCAAAAAgtaatgtaaaataaaactatAGAAAAACAAAGACCCcaaatttaagagaaaacaccccaaaatcaaGGAAAAAGACCTCGAAAATAAGGGAAAATTCCTCTAAGTTGTGGGAAAACACACTAAAATTAAGGTAAAATACCTGAAAGGGAGAACATCTCAAAATTTACGGAAAACACCAAAATTAAGGGAAAACGCCTCAACACTAAAACACCTTCCCGGAGCTCGGTCCTCccggccgccagggggcgctgtggcgccgcggccccgccgccgcttcCCGCCCTTTCCGCGCGCTGCGCGTGCGTTGCCGGGCGCGGGCCGGCGGGCGACGCGCGCATGCGCGGGGCGCGGGCCCGGCGGCGGACGGGAATTAAAATGGAAGATGAGGAGGTCGCGGAGAGCTGGGAGGAGGCGGCCGACAGCGGGGTGAGGGCGGCGGaccggggcggcgcggcggggccgggggggcgcGGGCAGGGGGCGCGGCGCCGCCTGAGGAGGCGGCGGGACGCGTCCGGTggcgcggcggccccgcggcgctgCTAGGCCTCTT
This window harbors:
- the SZRD1 gene encoding SUZ domain-containing protein 1 isoform X1 codes for the protein MLGRSALRRRCLGGSRSLSCSSPALSRFPTLIHSPRRRNWGAGTRCACRGAPQRLLQPCHVPGASEGSRDVTCSWGAVVPLFPWRRTSHMEEPAPCPRGCSRIPGEPGLPGRSRGMSQVFVEGWDNPETPLGFVLHQEIDRRLEKKLKITQKESRKSKSPPKVPIVIQDDSLPAGPPPQIRILKRPTTNGVLSSPHSASRPAFPVKSLAQREAEYAEARKRILGSASPEEEQEKPILDRPPRISQPEDTRQPNNVIRQPLGPDGSQGFKQRR
- the SZRD1 gene encoding SUZ domain-containing protein 1 isoform X2 is translated as MLGRSALRRRCLGGSRSLSCSSPALSRFPTLIHSPRRRNWGAGTRCACRGAPQRLLQPCHVPGASEGSRDVTCSWGAVVPLFPWRRTSHMEEPAPCPRGCSRIPGEPGLPGRSRGMSQVFVEGWDNPETPLGFVLHQEIDRRLEKKLKITQKERKSKSPPKVPIVIQDDSLPAGPPPQIRILKRPTTNGVLSSPHSASRPAFPVKSLAQREAEYAEARKRILGSASPEEEQEKPILDRPPRISQPEDTRQPNNVIRQPLGPDGSQGFKQRR